AGGACAATGTTTTGGATTATCCTGTTCATTCAGGTTTCCTTTTGGCATCCCTGCATTCATTTCACATAAATCAGAATCACACTTATCATTCAAATGAGTCAAAACCAAACTctccagtttgttttctttttcgtGTGAAATAACCTGAATATCAGAAGTGCTATTTTCAGCCTCATGGCCACTGGAAGACTTATACATTAGTTTGCTAAATGCATAATATGTATTTGGCTGGGAAGAGGCATCACTTCCATTAAAGTCCTTTTCTGATGGTAATACAGGCAAAGTATTAGCTTTCTCAAAATTCGGTGCTGTTTCTTGAACAGTGCTTTCAGAGTACACTGGGACAAAGGCATCTGTCTTTTGAACATCTGTTAGGATAAAAGTATTCTCCATATCTTTTGTAGATTCATTATCAGTATCTAAAACAGAATTGATAATTTGAATTGCATTTTTCTGTTGTAAAATACCTGGCTCTTGATTGGCAACATATGACAAAGACCTATGCTTAGAAATAGATTCAGCATCTGAAAGTGATCGGCTGTGAAAAGAGCAAGGTTGCTGTGAAGGGAGAAAGGACGCTGGATCCTGAGCACAAGTGTTTCCTGGCAATTCAGTCTGGTgcaaggatacaaaatcaatattctgttctttcaatattttgttttcagaatTACAAAAACCCTGAACAGAGGAATCGTGATCAGGTGTAGTAGAATTTGGGCAGACGAAGTCACTGGCGCTTAATGACTCCCGTCTATCAACAGGTATTTCCCATGATTTACTTTGGATCACACCAACCTGATTAGACGGCTCTAGATACACAGGACTGTCCATCAAAGTGCCCACTGCAGCAGTGCTCTTGATACCATTTGTATCAGCAGAAGTATATTTGCTGTTTACAGATCTAGTTGGAGAGGCTGCAAAACTGGAATGTGTGTTAGATGCACTTGAAAGTTCTCTTTCAGGCACATCCGAGGGTACCTCAGGTTTGGGAGAAGGACAAGCATCTCTTGGCACAACTAAGCCATCTTGACTGCTTTCTTCTGATATTGTTTGGAAGTGTTTTGTATGTTCGCAAATGACAGATGGCATGCTACATCTTCGAACTTCTGCAGTTGGTCTCCCCTCATTTATAACTAGTTTAGCATCTTCTACCGAAGATGACCGGAGATGGGCTGTTGGAAGTCTGTTTGTATATGACGCTTTAATCCGCTCTGGTAGTTCAGGCAGGCTATCTGACTCCCTTTCATGAAGGGCAGGAGATTTGGCAACTGACAAAAATGGTGACTGGGAAAAGGACATTTGGGAATCTGAACCTTCTAACATAAAGTCTGAGTCATACTCCACTGGAAGCCTTGGGGTTGTCACTGTAGTATGGCAAGAATCTTCTGAGCTAGCCACCGAAATCATGGATACAGACCTGGAGCTGAGACCTGGCTTTTCACTTTCTGATCTAGGAGATCTGTTTAAGCTATTATCTGAAACAAAGGATGACTTGCCTAAATTCACTGTATTTTTGGTGTCGACAGATTGTGACCTGTTACTTACAGCATCTTTGCAACGTTTCTCCTTGGTATAAGCATCAGTCAACTCTGAACTCTTCGACCTAGTAAGTTCTTTATTTTTGGACTCAGCTGGTAcatgctttgttttttctttatcttttactttAAGTTCTAAACAATTACGATTTCTCAAccgttccttttctttttgcttaatcTTTTCCTTGTGTTTTCTGTGCCACTGCTCTATTTCTAGGTCTTTAAGGCTTAGCATCCGTTCAAAGCTGGTCTGCATTAAGTCATCATTCACTAGCCTCTTTTCTTTGGGTCGAGTATCTTTTGATGCTGGTGATGACTTAGGTTTAGGCTTATCTGCTTCAGATTTTACTTTGAGTGAACTACTTAGTTGAACTTTATCCTTGTGTTTGTCTCGTTCTTTGTATCTGTCtatatctttatcttttttgtctttttcttttccatcaggAGTTCTCAAAGGctcatcttttgttttttctttaagagaGAAAGTTTTTTCATGTTGTGCTTTATTGCTATCTGCTATACTTGACCTCCTCTCTTCCTGGAACTGTTTGGAGTTAGTTATATTTACATTATCTctagatttttcctttttatctacctccctatctttttctttatttttgcttttttctgattTAGTATACTCAGTATTATCtgactgtttggtttttttttccatcaagtGCTTCTCTTTGCTCTCTGCAGGTTGTCTCTctttttcaagtttttctttgTCATGTTTTCTATCTAtcttttctctacttttctcTCTGTCATCAGTTTTTTTAACGGTAGTCATGTTTTTTATCTTCTCACCTTCTTTATGGCATTTTTCTGGGTGATGTGAATATagcttgtctttttcttttattctgtcaaCACATTCACTAGGATctaatctgtctttctctgacttatgctcatgttttatcttcttctctttttcagagttttttctttcagccttCTCAACATCCTTTTCTTTACTTTGAAAGCGTTTCTCAGatttttccttactttctttcatatgcttttcttgtttttcaatttctatttccttttccactGAATGTAACCCTATAGACTCTTCACTGGCACTTATACCTAAAGAACTGAATTCTGTTTCTTTATCAGTTGGTAcattctctctctcatctttcaaatctcttattttttcctccctaaaagatttctcactttcctttttaatcttttctcGTTCTTCTTTAAAGTTCCTCTCTTTGGAGACATGCTTTTCCTTGGTTGATTTATcatcttttatgtttttctccaactttgattttttttctaatgttagGGACTCATGTTCCATACTTAAAAATAGATCTTCAGtttcatcacttttaaaaaaattctctttccaAAATTCTCTATCAAATTCCACACTTCGCTGCAGCTCTTTAGCACCATccctatttttgtatttttccttttcaccgtcaatttcttttttatgtttttctttttccctttctttatgttttaatttatgcttttttaatgttttaccctctttatccatttttttcagcGTGCAATCTGAGTTTTCAAATGTCGGACTGTGATCTTCATCCTTTATTTTGGCATTTGACTTTTCACCAAATTCTAAGTGGAAATCTTtctgatgtttgtttttttccttatgcTTACAAGATTTTACACTTGAACTTTCTGGCAAGAATTCAGATTCTATATTATCATACCGAACAAGATCAGGCTGTAATGACATTTCAGAACTTCCTGGTGATAAACATGTCTTAGAATGTTCTTGTTTTAGTGGTGTTGACTGCTTTTCACTGAGTCCACAAGAATGTTTGGGAGATTTACCAGTggaaatatgaaataaatgtaaTGAAGTATCATCTTTCGGGCTAAAAGATTTCCTAAAATTCCCCTCCTCTCTGGTCTTTTCTGAACAATCTAGTGCAGTATTAACTGTCAAGTTTGTTACTCTGgtattttctttcccctctttttcttgCTTCAGCTCTtggttctctttatttttgttctggttctttaattttcttttaactttgccTTTCTGTTTGTGTTCATTTGAAACTCCATATTCCCTTCTGGTCTGTATATCAGAATTCGATGTTTCAGGGACAGAACATGGAGCAGAACACTTTTTGTTCTGAAGAATTTCTTCATCTGAACTTTCAGAACTTGAATACAAAACCCTAGatggcttttgttttttatttttaaatgatttaggaTAGAAAGCTTTttcctgttttgcaaataagctACTCTTTTCTACTTGAGCCTCGTTCTCTCTTCTCAGCTCTTTCCTAAGAATGCGCCTGCCATCGATCATCTTGCTTACTGCTTCCTCCTCGTCATCTTTGAACTCATACTCATCAAGGGCACATGGAAGAGCTGCTTTACTGGGAACTATTTGTTTACTTTCGCAGATGagagagtctttctctgtctcagagTCAATATTTTCATCAACACTGGAAGGATTTACAGACCGAGCCTCTTCAGAATCtagaataagaaaggaaaatctgCTGTTAGTCAAGAGACAACTGTCAGAAAAGTAAGACTGAGAGAAAAATATAGCATATACATCAAATATTTCAAACAATTCAGAGAAAAAATTCATATTTGTATGTAAATAATACAACAGCAATATGTAAGAACTCTGCTACAGTTTTGTGGAAAAGCTTTATAGAGAATCTGCTTCAGGATGACACCCTGTGACACTTCTAAAAGCACACACTACACTGGATTTACAACACAGATACCAAAAAAACGTATCTAATATTGaaatgtatgtataatataatgaAGAGGTTCATAACTCAGGGGACTGGATTCAGGAAAACACTGGCtactaatgtaaaaaaaaaatttttttttttggctgtgccatgcggcatgtgggatcttagttccctgaccagggatggaacctgtccgcgtcccctgaagtggaagcacggagtcttccctggaccaccagggaagtccccaataaaattttacatatatgtacattttcttttttcctggagaGAGTATATTTAAGTAAAATTCTTTGATGTAAAAAAGATTAACAATCACTAACTTAAAGGGTTTATAATTAAGTAAACATCACAGATGGTTTTATATGCTTCAGAATTTTATCAGTAAAAGCATAAAAGAGCAAATGATTCCCATAAAGGACAGAACTTGAATAAAGGTGAATGGTTTTAACTATACAAGACACATGACTATTTGCTTTACGAtccgttaaagaaaaaaaaaaaaagaagaaatatatccCCCAATTACACAGTCAAGATTATAACAGATAAACTGGATACATAATTAGAAATAAGCTAGTTTATTCattagttttttaatttatagtttattttcttcctaGTTGGGCATCTTTTCTTAGCTGAAATATACACTGCATATATGGGGCCTCCAACTGGAAAGAAAACCCAGACctctaattaaaagaaaagaaaactgaggcctctgaccaaaagaggaaaaaaccaaactcattacAAAAAGTAACTAAACACTTTTTTGGCTaagtatttaataatattaaagttataaatttattttaatacatcAAGCTTCCTCTGAAGTGATCTAGCTCCCAAATATTCTCTTTACATGGAAATTCAAATTCCAGAAGCATTTTAGAGTGTCTATAAGGTTTTGACCACTGGATAGGAGCCGTGGAGAGATCACAATCTTATTTTTGGAGAAGATGTGGAAATATTCTAAGACAATACTATTATTAGGTGCCAATGAGTGACACGGTTATattgacatgtggtataaaaaagaacatttttggaATTACAACTGCTTGTAAGCATAACTCCATTCCCAGTTATCAATATTGCAATACAGAGTATCAAGCCATAGAACTTCATGCTGCAAAAAAGGAACGGCTGTTTTGGAAGTAGTATTTATTCTGTTCCTTGATTAAATGAATACAAGAATATGTACTGATATGACAGGTGTATTTTGTCTTATTGGTGCCTTATTTACAATTTGTTCTTGAGGACTGTTCTCCCCTTGCCGTTAAGAACTTGATTTTTTAGGGTTTATATGTAAGTATTCTATTTATATTATTTCTCATTAGGTAAGTTTTACTGGAAATTGGGAATggttttttcctttgtatatCCCACAAAACCTTAATTCGACACTCAGAATCAAtcttaagtaaatatttattatgctCCTCCAGGCACAGAGTGCTAGGTGCTACGAGTGACATGATGAAAAGAACACAGTCCTGTGCTGTAACAGTTACACAACCTGATAATCGCTAAAATGGCAGTGGGCACTAGGTCCAAAGGGTGCACTTGGGAAAGAGTCAGTATACTGGGAGAAGTGAAGGGAAGCAGGCTTCTCAAAGCAACAGCACTGAACTGAGGCAGGAAGGATGTATAGGAAGTTCAGGTAGGATTTAACGGCATGAAAACAACTATTATGAAAATAAGGAGCTCAAACCACAGCATGTCCCATTTCACATATGGCTTTTTTTCATTGAACAGTTGTAGATATTTTCTTTTGAAGTTGCATTttctttattactgtttttaaggGCTGCATATTACATGGAGTTAATGTGTAATCATTTAAATGGATTCTCCTGAGGAGACATTCAGGTTGTCCTAATTATTTGATATTATAGATActtaataatttagaaaaaacttTCGTATAGTTTGTCAGTTGAAAATAGCAGTATATaattttgtctgtgtgtgtgtgtgtatatgtagggaaaaagaaatgagagaaatacATCAAAATAGTATCCATATTAAACTCTGGCCAGAGGAattatgcctttttattttttttcaagttttgttGTATTTTCCAAATTCCTAGCCTAACACATGTATTAGTTTTAacatcagaaaaaatatttttaaaaacttcactaATAGGTACAAAATGGTACTATTTGTTCGATTTTTTTATTACAGGTGTGGCTCATTttcccatgtgtttgtatttctcctGTGTAACATCACTTTATAATTTCTTCATCCTATTTTCTTCTGGTCTTCTTTGCCTATGCATATTAATATATTACTTAAATTATACTACACACATACTCCTGTGTATGTTTCAATCACTATATCATAGTGCTTACCATTTTGAATATACATATTAAAGGTCAAATGCAGATTCTCTGAGTTACACAGATACGGGTACCTGAGAGATGTAAGGTTGTCATCTGTGCTCCTGATTCATCAACTGAAGGTAATTAAGCAATGCTCTCCAACACAGATATGTTTTTCTCCCCATGGTTCTTTTAAAGAGACTCCtacttttttaaaagggaaaaatataagtTCTAAAGTGAATAAGTTAGCCTCACGGTACATGATATGTCCGTGATGAAGAGTGTGGAATTACCCCAGGGAAGGATAGCAGCCTGGCTCTGGTCGCTGAGTTGCACCTGCCCAACAGGCTTGCTCCTCTCTGCACGCGATTCTCAAGCACCAGCAGCAACGACCCTGCATGGTTCTCATGAAGCTGGCTAGTCTGTGACCCCAGCAAAGATACTATATCTCTGTGATGCCATTTCACTGCCAGACCAGGTTGAAACCCTTTTCTTCCCTAAGCAGTCCAAACCTTTTTGTTACTTTACCCAGGACTATAGATCAAGCTGGTCTTGGAATTCTAGTGCagtagtaacttaaaaaaaaatgtttgctctgCCTCCCTTAGGAGATGATTGCTTAGAGTAAGAAACTCACCTAGAATCCAAATCCTCAAACCCTTGTTCTCAAAATGGCCATGGTTATCATTATACtgcattattttctaatttgttgCAATCTTTTTAGTCTTTAATATCTCTTTAGTCACTAAATTTGAActcatatttaaaacattttaccaaATTATTTCTGACAAAAAgctcctttaaaaaatgttaatgtttaTCATCTCAACAATTTTATTTGGGAAACtaggaagaaaagtgagaaataagcaatcattaaaacattaaatttttcattaaaacattttttcttctccATGAGAAAATGCTaaataacaaaatgaaacttaattgataaaaaacacaaatacatttgaaagttgctCTGTACCTCTCAAGGCACTCTAAGATATCTGCAACTAACACTAGTGACATTTAAAGAATAGCTAAATGTTACTTGAGATCACAATTATCCTTAGGCTTGACTTTTCCCCTACTGAGGCTACCATAAATTTCCACCTTATCTTGTATGGAATCCAAAAGGAACAGATGTGACCAACGCACGGAGATGACAGTATATAAAGTAAATCCCTCCTCCTTCAAAATCTCTCCAAAATAACCAGCATGCATTTGACGAAGCAATTATATTTCACATGCCTGACTAATAAAATCAACAGATTCTGGGCTTTTAAAATAGTCTGATTATATTAATGATTACACATCTTCAGAAAACATAACTATATTCTACTAATGTCACATATACTTTGGGAGTGGGTGATGACAAAACGAAACTAAATATACCACGACCCTAAACTTAAAGAACTTATAGGCAAGTCCAAGTCTCTACTTTTCCTCTGAGATTCAAATGCCTAACCTGGAACTTCTTGGACTCCTTTCAACCACCCTAATTCAAGACTGAAAACATTCAACTCATTACTTTCTCTTCCACAACTGCTTCCTCTTGCTGCTAAAAGCCAATGTTTTCCCACCTCTGGCGTGACAACAACCCACTTATTCAAACTAAAAACCTCAGAGTCTTTTGCAACTCTCTCAATTCCTCAGCTTCCAAATTCAACCGTTCAAGTGTCACTCTCTGGACTATCTCTTACGTCCATCTTCTCTCGATCCCCATGGCCACTGTCCCAGCTCAGGTCCTCACCAGTGCTTGCCTAGATCAGTTATCACCTGAAACCACAATGTGGCCAGCATTACAGATCATATCATGTTTCTTCTCATCTGAGGGTTCCTGCCTCTAGGATAAAAGACTTCCCAAAATCTGAAGCACTATCTCTACTACTAATACCATCAACTATTAATACCatcaattattatccccatttaagaGACACATAAACAGAGTAAGAGCTAATAAgtagcttgtccaaggtcacctcACCATTAGGGGATATAGCCCGGGGTGTCTTCATCCGCCTTCAGAGCATGTTCTACATCACCTCCCATCTTTCATTCCTTCTTGCTATACACATTTGCCATACCAGTGTATTACTTCCTAGTCCCCAAACTTCTATGCACGTTTATGTAGATTCTCAtcagttacttttttaaaaaaactttagttgatttacaattttgtgttagtttcaggtaactcagttttatatataaatgtatatatatattttttccattttttcattatagcttattataagatactgaatatagttgtGTGtgtaaatccttttttaaaaaaatttatttatttatgtatgtatgtttgtgttgggtcttcgtttctgtgcgagggctttctctagttgcggcaagtgggggccactcttcatcgcggcgcgcgggcctctcactgtcgcagcctctcttgttgcagagcacaggctcctgacgcggaggctcagcaattgtggctcacgggcctagtcgctccacggcatgggggatcttcccagaccagggctcgaacccgtgtcccctgcattggcaggcagtttctcaaccactgcgccaccagggaagccccttgttgtttacctattttgaatatagtagtgtgtatctgttaatctcaacctCTAAtctaccccacccccactttcccctttggtaaccataaatttgtgttctatgtctgtgagtctgtttctgttttgtaaataagctcatttgtatcatttattttagattccaaagattaaatatcatatatttgtctttaatcagttactctttattattttccatctACTTAACTAGAAGATATTTTAGATTATCGGTCAAGGAGAGGTGCAGTTCaagaatttatattttaggaAGGGCACAGGGGTAGGAATCTGTGGTGGGGAGGAGGTTGGGTAGGGGACTTGTCTTGAGGCTATGTCTGCATTGGTATTTACTTATATGTTTATTTGGATTGATCTGGAAGGAGGTAAAGTTAACTTCTCATTTACCCCTGGGAACATCACTGGTTTGAAACCATTCCAAAAGATGTGTATATTTTATTGCTGCTACCCTGATCACCGGGATTTGGGAGGTCAAAGATCGTTTCCCAGGAAAGTCAAGGGGCAAAGAGAAGGCTATCTGTTCTACAATATCCCCTATGCATTCCACCTATTCTAGATGAATAAGTGCTTAAATACACGCAcgcgcatgcgcacacacacacacttcagcttCTTGTAAACTTATAAAAGTATACTACTTTATTAATAAGCACCTGTGTAAATTATAGCACCTGGAGAATGAAAAACTTAGGTATTATCTATTTGTGGGACGGAGGATGGTAGGGATAGTAGTGCATTTACTGAGAATAAAAACGCCTATTTATGGAATTTGGGAGTTCTTTGTGGGAAGGTAACCTCCAGTGAGGTAGCTCTactgttctgtttctgtttttcacttacCCAACAGATACTTCAAATACAAGTCTGTGACTTATACTTAGGGACTTTTGTAATACCTAGCATGTGCAGATACTTAATAAATGTAGAATGAGTCATACAACTAGGGGATTTCAGAACTGGATTAAGATGTCAAGAAATCAAGTCAGGGTGCTTATGGTGGACAGACAGGAGGACTGCAGAAAGGAACAGAAACATGTAACacaagtagaaactaacacaccactgtaaagcaattatgctccaataaagatgtttaaaaaaaaaaaaacatgtaacaCAAATTTATCCACTTTACAATTTTGTTTAACGTCCAAGTGCCATTGACTACTACTACTTTCTGTCTCATTCATTGCTGACGTCTTCTTAAAGTCAGCACTTTGAAGAGGTGGCAACCACTTCACCCACATGGTATCAGTTCCCACATCACTGGTCACGTGGAGATTAGGTCTGTTACTTGAACGGCTTTCAGCCACCCTTAGATTTTGTATAGCCTGCACTTTCACACCTTATGCACTAACACTTCCAATATTCTTCCTATACTGAGCTCATGCTTTTATACATCAGCTGCTGAACCTTTTTGAGTCAGCCAgaaatttacttttaaacaatGGCACCATCTTTATATAGTGTGGTGTCTGTACAATTATTTGAGTACATatgtaatttgtattttatgaaaatggaaaaattagcCTCCTTCAGAAGCTGAAATAAAGACTGTTCaagtgtgaagaaaaggaaaattagagAACCCATATAAATACTAGATATATATTAgagtgtgtcacattttgaaaagcagTGATGAAAAATAAGGTTTTAAAATTATGGGCAGTATCagcatgtaaaatatttagataactTATACAGAGTTTATGCCAATACTAAGTGCTAGAAATCAGTTTCAAAAGGAGCCTAATGTTCACCTCTGTCttgacaaaaattaagaaaattgatcaGAACCATTAAAATAATCTCCTGCTCAATCTGTGGCTAAATCCCTTTGTAATCACCACAAGcaactctttctttccaatattaAAGTCAGTTTACCACTAAACTCATTGTAGGTTAACAAAGTTATGTGAAATTGAGATaagaaaaatatctggaaaacAGTTTTCCTTAACTAAAATCATGGAGATGCAATGAGCAAAATCCAGACTTTGGGAAAAACTGCCAGGCACATAATTTtttcaacaacagaaaaatacaAGAACATAAGAATGGAAGGGGATATTTACAGATTAAAAGATACTCAAAGGAATCACCCAACTGCAATATATGGACTTCACTTGGATTCAGATtttgaaaaagttgaaaaaaacttATGATTTTATGAGGCAATGAGAACTTGGAACAATAACCAAATATTTACTAGTAATACAGTTCAGTTAGCTTAGGTATGATAAtgatattatgttttttaaaattcctatctTTTAAGAGGTACctactaaaatattttctaataaaatgaCTTCAAAATGATGGGATAGGGAAGAATGGATAGAACAAAACAAGATTGGCCATAAGGTGGTAATGATTAAAAGTGGGTAATAAGTATACATGGGTTCATAATACTACTCCTCTTTCTGCTCTGTACTTTCactatagaaattaaaaatttctatatTGAAACTAAAAACATTAATTTGCATACAATtaatctatttaaaaatgttttcaacaaTGAATATATATCATGCAATGTACAGAattaacccccccccccaccataacATATATACTATACTTAgggagttttaaaataaataattttctgagTATAAAATCAGGTAATATGTAAGCACATTTTCAGGaatacacatgaaaagatactctttCATTAAAGACAGTAAATGAGTTAACTGTAGGCTctatggcaaaaaacaaaaaaatcataccagcaaggtgactacagttaacaatactgtactgtatacctgaaagttgCTAAGGGTAGATTTTAAACGTTCTTacaacacacacaaaattgtAATCAGGTTAGGTGATGGATGTGTCaactaaccttactgtggtaatcactttgcaatatatacatatatcaaataattacacttacaccttaaacttatacaatgttctatatcaattatctcaataaagctagaaaaaaaaataaaggaaaaaagccGTCTTGACTACTTTAAATGACTATATAAACCAGTGAACTTGatt
The sequence above is a segment of the Eschrichtius robustus isolate mEscRob2 chromosome 14, mEscRob2.pri, whole genome shotgun sequence genome. Coding sequences within it:
- the ANKRD12 gene encoding ankyrin repeat domain-containing protein 12 isoform X1, which gives rise to MPKSGFTKPVQSENSDSDSNMVEKPYGRKSKDKIASYSKTPKIDRSDVGKEMKEKSSMKRKLPFTISPSRNEERDSDTDSDPGHTSENWGERLMSSYRTYSEKEGPEKKKTKKEAGNKKSTPVSILFGYPLSERKQMALLMQMTARDNSPDSTPNHPSQTTPAQKKTPSSSSRQKDKVNKRNERGETPLHMAAIRGDVKQVKELISLGANVNVKDFAGWTPLHEACNVGYYDVAKILIAAGADVNTQGLDDDTPLHDSASSGHRDIVKLLLRHGGNPFQANKHGERPVDVAETEELELLLKREVPLSDDDESYTDSEEARSVNPSSVDENIDSETEKDSLICESKQIVPSKAALPCALDEYEFKDDEEEAVSKMIDGRRILRKELRRENEAQVEKSSLFAKQEKAFYPKSFKNKKQKPSRVLYSSSESSDEEILQNKKCSAPCSVPETSNSDIQTRREYGVSNEHKQKGKVKRKLKNQNKNKENQELKQEKEGKENTRVTNLTVNTALDCSEKTREEGNFRKSFSPKDDTSLHLFHISTGKSPKHSCGLSEKQSTPLKQEHSKTCLSPGSSEMSLQPDLVRYDNIESEFLPESSSVKSCKHKEKNKHQKDFHLEFGEKSNAKIKDEDHSPTFENSDCTLKKMDKEGKTLKKHKLKHKEREKEKHKKEIDGEKEKYKNRDGAKELQRSVEFDREFWKENFFKSDETEDLFLSMEHESLTLEKKSKLEKNIKDDKSTKEKHVSKERNFKEEREKIKKESEKSFREEKIRDLKDERENVPTDKETEFSSLGISASEESIGLHSVEKEIEIEKQEKHMKESKEKSEKRFQSKEKDVEKAERKNSEKEKKIKHEHKSEKDRLDPSECVDRIKEKDKLYSHHPEKCHKEGEKIKNMTTVKKTDDREKSREKIDRKHDKEKLEKERQPAESKEKHLMEKKTKQSDNTEYTKSEKSKNKEKDREVDKKEKSRDNVNITNSKQFQEERRSSIADSNKAQHEKTFSLKEKTKDEPLRTPDGKEKDKKDKDIDRYKERDKHKDKVQLSSSLKVKSEADKPKPKSSPASKDTRPKEKRLVNDDLMQTSFERMLSLKDLEIEQWHRKHKEKIKQKEKERLRNRNCLELKVKDKEKTKHVPAESKNKELTRSKSSELTDAYTKEKRCKDAVSNRSQSVDTKNTVNLGKSSFVSDNSLNRSPRSESEKPGLSSRSVSMISVASSEDSCHTTVTTPRLPVEYDSDFMLEGSDSQMSFSQSPFLSVAKSPALHERESDSLPELPERIKASYTNRLPTAHLRSSSVEDAKLVINEGRPTAEVRRCSMPSVICEHTKHFQTISEESSQDGLVVPRDACPSPKPEVPSDVPERELSSASNTHSSFAASPTRSVNSKYTSADTNGIKSTAAVGTLMDSPVYLEPSNQVGVIQSKSWEIPVDRRESLSASDFVCPNSTTPDHDSSVQGFCNSENKILKEQNIDFVSLHQTELPGNTCAQDPASFLPSQQPCSFHSRSLSDAESISKHRSLSYVANQEPGILQQKNAIQIINSVLDTDNESTKDMENTFILTDVQKTDAFVPVYSESTVQETAPNFEKANTLPVLPSEKDFNGSDASSQPNTYYAFSKLMYKSSSGHEAENSTSDIQVISHEKENKLESLVLTHLNDKCDSDLCEMNAGMPKGNLNEQDNPKHCPESEKCLLSIEDEESQQSTLSSLENHSQQPAQPEMHRYGHLVKVELEESAEDDKTENQIPQRMTRNKANTIANQSKQILATCTLLADKDTESSSPRGRIRLTEEDDPQIHHPRKRKVSRVPQPVQASPSLLQAKEKTQQSLAAIVDSLKLDEIQPYSSERANPYFEYLHIRKKIEEKRKLLCSVIPQAPQYYDEYVTFNGSYLLDGNPLSKICIPTITPPPSLSDPLKELFRQQEVVRMKLRLQHSIEREKLIVSNEQEVLRVHYRAARTLANQTLPFSACTVLLDAEVYSVPLDAQSDDSKTSVRDRFNARQFMSWLQDVDDKFDKLKTCLLMRQQHEAAALNAVQRLEWQLKLQELDPATYKSISIYEIQEFYVPLVDVNDDFELTPI